A window of Sagittula sp. P11 genomic DNA:
CCGTTCAGCGTCAGGTCGCCGGTGATCAGCGCAGTGTCTTCGCCGGTCACTTCGATGGAGGTCGACTCGAAGGTCACCATCTCGTCTTCGCTGGCGTCGAAGAAGTCGGGGGACATGAAGTGCTCGAACCGGGCTTCCCAGCCGGTCAGCATCGACATCACCGGGAAGGAGACGGACACGGACGAGGCCGCCGGATCTTCGGCGTCCCAGTCGATGGTGCCTTCGAAACCGGAGAACATGCCGGTGCCGGTGGAATAGCCGAGGTGGTTGTAGGTAAAGACGATCTGGCTGTGGCTCGGGTCGAGCGTCCATGCCTCTCCTGCGAAGGCAGAGAGCGGCAGCAGCGAGACGACGGTGGCGAGAAGTGCGGATTTCATGGTGTCACCTTTGTGGACTGTAAGATGACCCACATGTCGCCGCATTGCAGCATCCGCACAACTCGCGCTGTCTCAACATGTTGTGTTGAATTTCGAACAGGTCAGGCCCTTGTCTGCGACTTCGACATGACAATCATCGACATGCCGACGATCAGCATGAAGAGCGATACGCCCAGTTTCATCAGCATCAGCACCGGCGAACCGATGCCTCCGCCGACGAGCCAGATGCCGAAGGCCGACATCGCCAGCCCCGCCCCCGCACACAGCAGGACAAGTCGCAGGACGAGGTGACGGACCGGCCACAGGTCCATGACGTCCGAGGCCCCGCGGCCCTCCGTTGCCTGTGCCATCGCCTTCATCTCGCGTCTCCTGTCGCTGTCTGGCCCTTGCGGACCGTTAACCTTGATCCGAGCGTGACCGGCAAACCCGACGGGATTGCGGCGGCTTCCGGGAAACTCCGGGGCGGCGGCATGGTGGCCTGGAAGTGATGCCAGATGTCTGCCGACACTTGCGGACCCAGCGTGTAGTACCAGTGCGTGTGGTCGGGGATCACGGTCAGCGCCACGTCATGGCCCGCCTGTTGCAGGGCCTTCAGCGCATCCCGGTGGACGTCGAGCGGAAAGAGGTGATCGCCCTCGCCGAGGTAGGCGAAGACCGGCATCCGGCGCCCGTCCGGCGCAACCGGATCGCTGCCGTGTCCGCCATGCGTCGCCACCGCCCGCCAAGTGGGATCGCCGCGCCGCGCGAGGTTGTCTGCCATGACCGCCCCCGTGCCATGCCCCATCAAGAAGACCCGGTCGGTGTCGATCGGATGGACCTCGCCTGCCGCCTCCAGCAGCCGCCGCAGGAAGGCCGGGCCGCTGTCCTCCATCGCCCAGCCCTTCGGGTCGGAGGAGTCCGGGGCGATCAGGATAAGCCCCTCGCGGCGGGCCACCTCGTCCCACATGTCGATCATCGCGTGACCGTCGCGCCCGGCATCGTGCAGCAGGACAACGGTCGGGCGCGGCGCGCCGTTCACCGGACCGAAACCGATCCAGCGGCGCGGCCCCTGCCCCGACCAGAACCGGCCCGGCATCACATGCGACTTGCCGATGTCGGTGGGCGGTGCGTATTCGTAGCTGTAGACTGGGCCACCGTGCAGCTCGGGCACCATCCGCTCGACGTAGTGCCCCGTCACGGGCGCCACCACAGGCTGCGCGGCCCGCATACCCGGCGCCCAGACCAGCGCAAGCGCTACGACCACCGCCACGGCAGATCCCGACACCACTGCATATCGCAGCCAACCCATACCTGACCTCACGCACGGGGCCCTTCACGACCCCTTTCACCTTGCGCTACACGTGACGGGCGATCCCGGCGCCATGATGACCGCCCGGGGGCAATTCCGGGTCCCCGCACCGCGTCTTGCAATGGCCGGCAAAGCGTGTATACGGGCGCTTCCTTCCGCATGAACGGTTGAACCGCGCGGTCTCTCGTGGGTCGGGCGCGGAAGGCAAAGCCCGCCCTTTGAAACGCGCCTTGATAGAAATGGAGTGCACATGCCGCTTTACGAGCATGTCTTTATCTCGCGCCAGGACCTGTCCAACGCGCAGGCCGAAGGTCTTGTCGAACACTTCTCCACCGTGCTGAAGGACAATGGCGGCAACGTCGTCGAGTCCGAGTACTGGGGCGTGAAGACCATGGCCTACAAGATCAACAAGAACCGCAAGGGCCACTACGCCTTCCTGCGCACCGACGCACCGTCGTCCGCCGTGCAGGAAATGGAACGCCTGATGCGCCTGCACGACGACGTGATGCGCGTCCTGACCATCAAGGTCGACGAGCACGAGGAAGGCCCCTCCGTCCAGATGCAGAAGAAAGACGACCGTGGCGACCGCCGCGAGCGTCGTCCCCGCGACTGATCCCCAGAGAACAAGGAGCATAAACCATGGCTGCAAAACCGTTTTTCCGCCGCCGGAAGGTCTGCCCGTTCTCCGGTGAGAACGCGCCCAAGATCGACTACAAGGACACCCGCCTCCTGCAGCGCTACATCTCCGAGCGCGGCAAGATCGTTCCGTCCCGCATCACCGCCGTCTCGGCAAAGAAGCAGCGTGAACTGGCCCGTGCGATCAAGCGCGCCCGTTTCCTCGCCCTGCTTCCCTACGCCGTGAAGTAAGGAGGCCAACATGCAAGTCATTCTTCTCGAACGCGTGGCCAAGCTCGGCCAGATGGGCGACGTCGTCGACGTCAAGCCCGGTTTCGCGCGCAACTACCTGCTGCTGCAGGGCAAGGCCCTGACCGCCTCCAAGGAGAACATCGCCTCCTTCGAAGCGCAGAAGGCACAGCTCGAAGCACGCAACCTGGAATCCAAGAAAGAGGCCGAAGCACTGGCCGACCGTCTTGGCGGCCAGCAGTTCGTCGTGATTCGTCAGGCCTCCGACGGCGGCAACCTCTACGGCTCCGTCACCACCCGTGACGCGGCCGACGTGGCCACCGCCGAGGGCTTCTCGATCGACCGCAAGCAGATCCTGATCCGGACCCCGATCAAGGAACTTGGCCTGCACGACATCGAGGTGCACCTGCACCCCGAGGTCATGGTCACCGTGACCCTCAACGTCGCACGCTCCCCCGAAGAGGCAGAGCTTCAGGAATCCGGCAAGTCCATCCAGGAACTGGCCGCCGAGGAAGAAGCACAGGCCGAATTCGAAGTGTCGCAACTGTTCGACGACCTCGGCTCTGCCGCGTCGGACGACGACGACGCAGCGCCTGCTCCGGCTCCGGCCGCCGAGGGCGAAGACGACTGACAGGCCTTGCGCCTCTGACATGCGAAAGCCGCGCGGTCCCGGACCGCGCGGCTTTTTTCTTGGCAAACCGGCCCGCAGGCAGCGCCAGAATTTGAGATAAAATTGCGGACACCGAAATTTGGTCAGAATTTTTAAAGGATGCGCCCTTAGGGATGTTCGGAACATCATGCTTCCAGAGGTGTCCCATGTGGCCTTTCAAGACAAATGCTCCCCAGACCACATCTCCCGACTCGGAGGAGATCGATCTCGTCAACATGGTGATCGCGACACATGCCGTCATCAGGTTCAAACCCGACGGAGAGATCGAATGGGCGAACGCCGCCTTCCTCGAAGTGCTGGGCTACACGCTGGACGAGATCCGCGGACAGAACCACTCCCTCTTCGTGGACAAGACCTACCGCGAAGGCGCCGAATACGCCTCGTTCTGGGACCGGCTCCGGAAAGGTGAAACCTTCACCAGCCAGTTTCCCCGCGTCACGAAGTCCGGGGAAACGGTATTCATTCAGGCCTGCTACTCGCCGGTCATCGGTGACGACGGCAAGGTTCGTGCGGTCATCAAGGTCGCCTCGGACATCACCGATCGCCAGCTTGCGATCACTGACATCAAGAAATCGCTGGAGGCGCTGTCGACCGGGGACCTGACACGCCAGGTCGCGCCCTGCAACGCGCCGGACCTCAATGCGCTCGGCGAAACCTACAACGCCTGCATGACCCAGCTGGCGGAGCTGATCAAGAACGTCAAGAACGTCTCGACCGACGTGAGCCGCACCGCTGACGAGATGATGGAAACGACGGACGACCTCTCCCGCCGGACCGAAACGCAGGCGGCCACGCTGGAACAGACTGCCGCCGCCGTGGACCAGCTGACCTCCACCGCGCGCTCTGCCGCGTCAAACGCGAACGAGGTGCGCAACGTCGCCAACCAGACCCGCACCGCAGCCGAGGGCGGGCGCACCCTCGTGGCCAACCTGACTGCCGCCATGGACAAGATCGAGGGATCGTCCAGCCAGATCAGCCAGATCATCGCCGTGATCGAGGGCATCGCCTTCCAGACCAACCTGCTGGCCCTGAACGCCGGGGTAGAAGCCGCGCGCGCCGGCGATTCCGGTCGCGGCTTCGCTGTCGTGGCGTCCGAAGTCCGGGGGCTTGCGCAGCGCAGCTCCGAATCCGCGAACGAGATCAAGGCGCTGATCCAGTCCAGCTCGGAACACGTCGGGGAGGGCTCCGACCTCGTGAACCGCGCCACGACAGAGTTCGAGACGATCTTCCAGGGCGTGAACGGCATCTCCGAACGCGTGAAGGAAATTGCGCACGGCATGGAAGAGCAAAGCCAGACACTGGCGGAAATCAATGCCTCCGTTTCGCAGCTCGACCAGGTGACGCAGCAGAACGCCGCGATGGTCCAGGAGTCCCGCGATTCCGGCACCCGCCTGCAGGGCGGCGCCCGCGACCTGCTGACCGAAATCGACTTCTTCACCGTGGGCGAGGCCCGGAGTTCCGGCAGCTTCCAGCCGTACCAGGCCGCCGTCTGACAACGCCGCCCGCCCGCAGATCCGCCAAAAAGAAAAAGCCGCCCTCAAGAGGGCGGCCTTCAAGTTTCTCACTGTCCCCGACCGGCGGTTTGTGACCCGCCAGCCGCGCCGGGTCACTCTTCCTCGAGTGCCTCGACTGCTTTCTCAAGCTCGTCCTTGGAGATTTCCTTCTCCGTGACCTGCGCCTGGTCGGCGATGTGATCGATGACCTTGTCCTCGAAGATCGGCGCGCGCAGCTGCTGCTGCATCTGTGCGTTCTGGCGGACGAAGTCGAAGAAGGCACGCTCCTGACCCGGGTACTGGCGGGCCTGGTTCATGATCGCCTGCGTCATCTCGGCATCGGTCACCTCGACCTCTGCCTTCTGACCCAGCTCTGCCAGCAGCAGACCGAGGCGCACGCGGCGCTCGGCCAGCTTCATGTGCTCTTCGGTCGGCTCGATGGTGTCGTGGTTGTGGTCGTGCACGTCCGGGTTTTCTTCGTGCCACAGCTGGTGCGCGATCTGCTTGGCCTCTGCATCCAGCAGGGTCGGCGGCAGGTCGAAGGACACCATGCCGTCAAGCTGGTCCAGCAGGCCGCGCTTCATCACCTGGCGCGCCGCACCGGCGTACTCAGCCTCCAGGCGCTCGCGGATCTGGTTCTTCAGGCTCTCGAGGTCCTCGGAGCCGAACTTCTTGGCCAGCTCGTCGTCGATCTCGGCGGCCTTGGCAGCCTTCACTTCCTTGATCTTGCACTCGAAGGTCGCGTCCTTGCCGGCGAGGTTCTCCGCGCCGTACTCTTCCGGGAACTTCACCTCGACGGTCTTCTCGTCACCGGCGGACACGCCCACCAGCTGCTCTTCGAAGCCCGGGATGAAGGAGCCGGAGCCAAGCACCAGCGGGTAATCCTCTGCCGCGCCGCCCTCGAAGGCTTCGCCGTCGACCTTGCCGAGGAAGTCGAAGACCACCTGGTCGCCGTCCTCTGCCGCACCTTCCTTGGTCTCGAAGTCCTTGGCGGTGGCGGCGAGGTTGTTGAGCGCGTCGTTCACCGACTCCTCGTCGGCCTTCACCACCAGCTTCTCGACGGTGATGGTGGACAGGTCGATCTCGGGGACTTCCGGCAGCGCCTCGTAGGACATCTCGACGCGCACGTCGTCGCCTTCCTTCCACTGCTCGCCGTCCATCATCTTGACTTCCGGCTGCAGCGCCGGGCGGTCGCCGGACGTCTCGAAGTGCTCGTTCATGGCACCGTCGATGACTTCCTGCATGGTTTCGCCCAGCACGCGCGGGCCGAACTGCTTCTTCAGCAGCGCAAGAGGCACCTTGCCCTTGCGGAAGCCCTTCATCTCGATGTCCGGCTGCGCCTCTTTCAGCTTGGCAGTAACCTTCTCGTCCAGCTCGGCCGCCGTCACGGTGATGGCATAGCCGCGCTTGAGGCCTTCGTTCAGCGTCTCGGTGACCTGCATCGTCTCTTCCCTCGAATGAAGACGCGCCCCACGATGGGGGCGCAATTGAATTTGGCACCTTCTATTGACCTGCGCACAACAGTGCAAGCGGGTTTGGCCGCCGCAGCGTGCCCCTGGCAGGCCTCCGGGCCTCCCCTTGCCGCTTCCGGTCCTCGAAGCCGGTACAGCCCGACCAGCGGGCCTCCATCCGATCTGCCGGCAACCCGTCTTCGGCAGCGATTCGTGGCCCCGGGTGACCGCAACGGAACCGAGGGCCGGCAATGCCCGCAGCCGCCCCCCGGACCCCGGCGGGCGGCCTCGCCCGGCCTCCCGACGCGAACCGGCCCGGGCGCGCTCACTCCGGCTGCGTGTGCCCCAGGTCGTCGTCGCCACGTCCCGAAAGGAACACACCCAGCCCGTGCAGGCTGTCGACCCGTTCGGACATCGCGCGTACGATGATCAGCACCGGCACCGCCACGAACATGCCCACCACCGACCAGGCCCAGCCCCAGAAGGCCACCGCCACGAACACCGCCACCGGGTTCAGGTTCAGGCTGCGTCCCACGGCATAGGGCGTCACGAGCTGCCCCTCGATGCTGGTGAGCACGAAGTATGTGGCCGCGGCCAGCCCCGCCGCACCCACGGTGTCGAACGACACGATGCCGATTGCAAAGGTCAGCGCCACTCCGGCCAGCGCCCCGATGAAGGGGATGAAGTTCAGCGCGAACGCCAGCACACCGAACAGCACCGGGTTCGGCATCCCCAGCGCCCAGAGGGCAAGGCCGACAGCAGCCCCCAGCCCCGCATTGATCACGGTGATGGTCAGGAAATAGCGGCTGATCTTGCGCTCTATATCATAGACGATGCGGATGGCGCGGCGCTTGTCCTTGAAGGTTGGACTGACGGCCACGAGCTTTTCGTAGAACATGTCGCCCGACGCGATGAGGAAGAAGAGCATCACCAGCGTCAGTACAGCCTGGGCCATGACATAAGGCACGCTCATGACCGCCTGAGTAAAGAGGCCCGGCCCCGTGTCGACGGCAACCTTCGGCCCCTCGGCGTCGGTATCGGTCAGCTCGTCGACCTTCTCGGTCGCGTCCGAGACCTTGGCCACGAGGTCGCTGATGCCGCGCAGCTTGATCTCCACGTCGCGCATGATGCTCGGGCCGTTGTCGATGTAGCTTTGCACCGGCCCGGCCAACCCGCCGGCGGCCACCGCGCAAAGCGAGACCAGCGACAGCACGATGATACCCGCCGAGATGGCGTCGGGCAGGCCCGTCCGCTTGAAGAAGCGCCTCACCGGAGAGAATGTCAGCGAAAGCAGGAAGGCGAGGATCAGCGGCATCAGGAAGGTCCGCGCAAGCAGCAGCACCCCGCCCGCCGCGATCAGGAAGAGTCCGATCACCGCCCAGTGGGAGCGTGATCGGAGGGTGTCTGGCGTGTCGGTCATCGAAGTCCTCCGGCTTCGGCGGTCGGGATCGAGATCGACCGCTGCTGTCAACCGCATCTAACGCGACCGGACTGGAAATCACCGGTCTGTGATATCGTTCGTGACGTTTTTCAGAAGATTTTCTCCGGCGCGTGGACGGCATAGGGAGAAGCCCGCCGAAAACCGGCTTCGACCATGCGTGTCATGTGTAAAGCAGCCAGACCATCGGCAGAATGCCCCAGGCGGCGCACAGCCTGCGCCCGATCGAATGGATCACACGACCCATGATGCGCTGCTCTATGGTACGGAAAAACTCGGATTTTCCCTTGTCACAGCGAGGCCCCAGCCGGGCAACTCTTGCGAGGAACATGGGCAGCCTGTCGAACGTGCCGTGAACGGTGGTGCGGGTGGAGGGACTTGAACCCCCACGCCTTGCGGCGCCAGAACCTAAATCTGGTGCGTCTACCAATTTCGCCACACCCGCTCCGTGGCGCGCTCCATAGCAAAGGCCCCGCGCGCTTGCGAGGGAAAAAAGCAATGCCGCCCCGGTCAGAAAATCCGTGACTTTGGCCGCATGTTACGGGACACTCCTGCAAAAACCAGAGGCAACCAGAGCAGGACGCCCAGAAATGACGAACCGACCGAACGCGCAGTTGCGCGCGCGGCATGTCGTGTCACGCGAGCCGTTGAATGCGGTCTGCGCGGGCACGCTTGTGCTGACTCTCGACGGCGAACTGCCGGTCGAACACCTGACACCCGGCGACCGGATCATCACCCGCACCTCGGGCACCGCCCGCCTGTTCAGGCTGCGCCACCGCCGTCTCACGGTCGAGGCGGTCAGCATCGCGCATGGCACGCTGGGCAACGCGCGGCCCGACCGGGACGTGGTCCTTCCCGCCCGTCAGGAGATCCTGGTTCGCGACTGGCGCGCCAGTGCTTTGTTCGGGGCCAGCCAGGCGCTGGTTCCGGCCTGCAGGCTGATCGACGGCACCTATATCCGCAGCCTCGGCCGACAAAAGCTGGACCTGTTCGAGCTGCACTTCGAGACGCCGCAGATCCTCTATGCCGACGGGCTGGAACTGGCTGCGGTGCAATGCGTGACCGCCCCCGCCTGAGACCGCGCTAGAGCCCGAGGTCGCGGAACACCCGCGGCAGCATCTCCGGCAGGTCCTCCGCGATGAGGCCGGGGCCGAAGGCGCGCGCCGCCTCCACATGCAGCCATGCGCCGGCCTTCGCGGCGTCATAGGCCGGCAGGCGCCGCGCCATCAGCCCGCAGACGATCCCGGCCAGCACGTCGCCCGCGCCGGCCGTCGCCAGCCACGGCGCGGCGCGCTCTTCTACCGCCGCGTTCACCGCCACCCGCCCGTCCGGCGCGGCGATGACCGTCTCCGCCCCCTTGATCAGCACCACCGCCCCGGCGCGCATCGCCGCCTCGCGCGCGGCATCGATCCTTGAGAACGCGTCGTCGTTTTCCATCCGCCCGGCGAGATCGGGGAACAGCCGCCGGAATTCGCCGCCGTGGGGTGTCAGGACGCAATTGTCGTGAAGCATGTCGAACAGCGCCTGCGGCTCGCGCTGGAAACGAGAGAGGGCGTCGGCGTCCAGCACCGTGCCCCGCCGCGCCTTCAGCGCACCGCGCACCAGTTCGCCGGTGGCAGGCCCCAGCCCAAGCCCCGGCCCGAGGCAGAGAGCGTTGTATCGCTCGTCCTCCAGCATCTCGGCCAGCCCCGCCGTTCCGTCGAGCCCGCGGATCATGATCGCCGTCAGTTGCACCGCGTTTTCCGTCACCGCGCGCAGCGGACAGCCGAGCGTCACAAGACCCGCCCCGACCCGCAGCGCCGCCCGTGCGGCCAAGCGGGCCGCCCCGCCCTGCCCCGGCGGCCCCGAGAGGACAACGGCGTGGCCGTGGTCGTACTTGTGCTGATCGACCCGCTTCGCAAGATCCGGCAGCGTGTCGCGCGTGATGGTTTCCGACTGCATGGCACCTCCGGGCATGTGGCTGTGTTAAAGCCCAATATCCTTGACGATCAGTTTCCCGCAATGCTCCGGGCCCTCTCCGCGAAGATGGCCGGGCTTGGCGCGATGGAAGGTCACGGTCAGCGCGCAGAACGGACACGGCGGCGCCCATTCCCCTGCGCCCTTTCCGGGGATCTCTCCGGTGTCCGCGTCGAGACCGGAGGGCACGTCCACCGCCACCAGCTTCGGCTGCAGGGTCATCCGGTCGCCGCCGTGGCCTGCCAGATGGCACAACACGCGTTCGAGCTCTCCGGTGGGGCGCCGCGACAGGCCGATGCCGAAGATCGCGTCGACCCACACATCGGGTTCGCCGGCCTGCTTCACGGCGCCGAGCGTCAGCGGCCCGACCGCACCCGTCGCGGCCCAGCGGTCGTGGTTCGTGCGCGCGTCCGGCGGCAGCCGGTCGGCCGCGCCATGGAAAAGCACCTCGACCTCCCAGCCGCTGTCCGCCAGGAGGCGCGCCACCACGAATCCGTCGCCGCCATTGTTGCCGGGGCCGCAGAGGACCACGGCCCGCCGCGCATCGGGCCAATGCGCCTTTATCGCCTCGGCCACCCCCTGCCCGGCCCGCTCCATCAGCTCCAGACCGGTGACCGAACCGCTGTCCATCGCCGCCCGTTCGAGCGCCCGCATCTGCTCTGCCGTCACCGTTTCCGTCATCATCTGACCCTGCGTTTCCATTTTGTCGCTTTTTTAATCATATCG
This region includes:
- a CDS encoding YceI family protein, with the translated sequence MKSALLATVVSLLPLSAFAGEAWTLDPSHSQIVFTYNHLGYSTGTGMFSGFEGTIDWDAEDPAASSVSVSFPVMSMLTGWEARFEHFMSPDFFDASEDEMVTFESTSIEVTGEDTALITGDLTLNGVTKEVVLDAKLNQQMDHPMEGKPWAGFDATTTLVRSDYNVGAFAPYVSDEVEVSISIEAMKAD
- a CDS encoding dienelactone hydrolase family protein, with the translated sequence MGWLRYAVVSGSAVAVVVALALVWAPGMRAAQPVVAPVTGHYVERMVPELHGGPVYSYEYAPPTDIGKSHVMPGRFWSGQGPRRWIGFGPVNGAPRPTVVLLHDAGRDGHAMIDMWDEVARREGLILIAPDSSDPKGWAMEDSGPAFLRRLLEAAGEVHPIDTDRVFLMGHGTGAVMADNLARRGDPTWRAVATHGGHGSDPVAPDGRRMPVFAYLGEGDHLFPLDVHRDALKALQQAGHDVALTVIPDHTHWYYTLGPQVSADIWHHFQATMPPPRSFPEAAAIPSGLPVTLGSRLTVRKGQTATGDAR
- the rpsF gene encoding 30S ribosomal protein S6, translated to MPLYEHVFISRQDLSNAQAEGLVEHFSTVLKDNGGNVVESEYWGVKTMAYKINKNRKGHYAFLRTDAPSSAVQEMERLMRLHDDVMRVLTIKVDEHEEGPSVQMQKKDDRGDRRERRPRD
- the rpsR gene encoding 30S ribosomal protein S18 → MAAKPFFRRRKVCPFSGENAPKIDYKDTRLLQRYISERGKIVPSRITAVSAKKQRELARAIKRARFLALLPYAVK
- the rplI gene encoding 50S ribosomal protein L9; translation: MQVILLERVAKLGQMGDVVDVKPGFARNYLLLQGKALTASKENIASFEAQKAQLEARNLESKKEAEALADRLGGQQFVVIRQASDGGNLYGSVTTRDAADVATAEGFSIDRKQILIRTPIKELGLHDIEVHLHPEVMVTVTLNVARSPEEAELQESGKSIQELAAEEEAQAEFEVSQLFDDLGSAASDDDDAAPAPAPAAEGEDD
- a CDS encoding methyl-accepting chemotaxis protein — protein: MWPFKTNAPQTTSPDSEEIDLVNMVIATHAVIRFKPDGEIEWANAAFLEVLGYTLDEIRGQNHSLFVDKTYREGAEYASFWDRLRKGETFTSQFPRVTKSGETVFIQACYSPVIGDDGKVRAVIKVASDITDRQLAITDIKKSLEALSTGDLTRQVAPCNAPDLNALGETYNACMTQLAELIKNVKNVSTDVSRTADEMMETTDDLSRRTETQAATLEQTAAAVDQLTSTARSAASNANEVRNVANQTRTAAEGGRTLVANLTAAMDKIEGSSSQISQIIAVIEGIAFQTNLLALNAGVEAARAGDSGRGFAVVASEVRGLAQRSSESANEIKALIQSSSEHVGEGSDLVNRATTEFETIFQGVNGISERVKEIAHGMEEQSQTLAEINASVSQLDQVTQQNAAMVQESRDSGTRLQGGARDLLTEIDFFTVGEARSSGSFQPYQAAV
- the tig gene encoding trigger factor — encoded protein: MQVTETLNEGLKRGYAITVTAAELDEKVTAKLKEAQPDIEMKGFRKGKVPLALLKKQFGPRVLGETMQEVIDGAMNEHFETSGDRPALQPEVKMMDGEQWKEGDDVRVEMSYEALPEVPEIDLSTITVEKLVVKADEESVNDALNNLAATAKDFETKEGAAEDGDQVVFDFLGKVDGEAFEGGAAEDYPLVLGSGSFIPGFEEQLVGVSAGDEKTVEVKFPEEYGAENLAGKDATFECKIKEVKAAKAAEIDDELAKKFGSEDLESLKNQIRERLEAEYAGAARQVMKRGLLDQLDGMVSFDLPPTLLDAEAKQIAHQLWHEENPDVHDHNHDTIEPTEEHMKLAERRVRLGLLLAELGQKAEVEVTDAEMTQAIMNQARQYPGQERAFFDFVRQNAQMQQQLRAPIFEDKVIDHIADQAQVTEKEISKDELEKAVEALEEE
- a CDS encoding AI-2E family transporter, whose translation is MTDTPDTLRSRSHWAVIGLFLIAAGGVLLLARTFLMPLILAFLLSLTFSPVRRFFKRTGLPDAISAGIIVLSLVSLCAVAAGGLAGPVQSYIDNGPSIMRDVEIKLRGISDLVAKVSDATEKVDELTDTDAEGPKVAVDTGPGLFTQAVMSVPYVMAQAVLTLVMLFFLIASGDMFYEKLVAVSPTFKDKRRAIRIVYDIERKISRYFLTITVINAGLGAAVGLALWALGMPNPVLFGVLAFALNFIPFIGALAGVALTFAIGIVSFDTVGAAGLAAATYFVLTSIEGQLVTPYAVGRSLNLNPVAVFVAVAFWGWAWSVVGMFVAVPVLIIVRAMSERVDSLHGLGVFLSGRGDDDLGHTQPE
- a CDS encoding Hint domain-containing protein, with protein sequence MTNRPNAQLRARHVVSREPLNAVCAGTLVLTLDGELPVEHLTPGDRIITRTSGTARLFRLRHRRLTVEAVSIAHGTLGNARPDRDVVLPARQEILVRDWRASALFGASQALVPACRLIDGTYIRSLGRQKLDLFELHFETPQILYADGLELAAVQCVTAPA